The following is a genomic window from Sphingobacterium spiritivorum.
TCAGCACCTGTCCCATATCATTGTCAGGAGTACGGGCAATCTGTTCTGCTGAAATCCCGTCTGTAACTGAGGCTGCATTTTTTTGAGCAGCATAGAGTCCGGCGACCGACGCTTTCTTAAACGAAGTATTCACCACTGCCTCTGCCAACTGAGCGGTCTGTGCGACCATAGCGATATTGAGCACTGTAATATCCCCGGATTGTACCTGCACATTACTGATACGCTGTGTCTGATAAGAGATGTAGCTTACTTCCAATGTATATTTCCCTGCCGGGATCTTTAACGAATAGCTGCCGTCCACCCCACTCTGTGCATTGCGGTTCAGTTCGACTATCCTGATCGTCGCATTCGGCAGCCCCAGTCCTCTTTCATCAATAATACGTCCCGATACACGTCCGGGTTGTTGTATAACCAATGGTTGAAGCATAATATAACTCCCTACCTCTTTATACGCCACTCCGGTGCCGGATAAGATATGTTTCAGTACATCTTCGACTGTACTGTTGACAAATTTGCGGCTTCGTGTAACTTTCTGATCCAGATTCAGTTTACCAGGATCATAAGCGATGAATACCTGCTGACCTTCCAGATGTCTCAATGCTTCAGCCGTATTCCTTCCCGTCACGGAAATCGTAATTTTCTTTTTTAATAATTGGGCATTTACGCTATTGGCCAGTAACATTTCCATGAGGAATACCATCATCAGGCCTGATAGTAATAGGGTTCTCATTATAAATTTGAGGTAGTATAAATTAAATTGCATAAATTTGATTATGTATTAATGACTTCACGGTTTTTTAGTACAGTTATAAAAATCAGGAGCGATCCTTTGCGAAAAAGGGTTAACGATGGCAGTCGTTGACTCTTTTTTGATTTAATAGATCATCACGACGTCGCCCTCCTTCCTGAATTTATTATGGTGTACGGTCGTGATGACCTGTAAGAGATCGTCCAGTGAGATTTGTTTCTGAATGGACAATGTATACTCTTGATCTGCTATACGTGTATTTGTCGTCTGTAAGGTTACGCCGTAATTGTTGCGGATAGTGAGCGCAAGTTCTTCGAATGAAGCCTTATTCAGATATGTTTTACCGGTAATCCAGGCATTTCTGTTTTCCAGATCGAATGTTTCTGTTGTACTGTTTTCATTTGATTTATCATACCGGATTTGCTGGCCTTTTATTAATATGCCCAGCATCTGATCATTGCGTTTTACCTGCACTCTGCCTGAGAATACAGCTACAGTCTGTTCCGGAAGATCTTTATAAGACCTGATCGTAAAAGAAGTGCCCAATACCTGAGTCTGCAGCGCTCCTGAGGTAACCATAAAAGGTCTGACAGTATCACGTCTCACTTCGAAAAATGCTTCTCCGTACGAAAGCTCCACTTGTCGGTTTGTCTTATTGAAACTGGCTACATCCAGTTTAAGCCGCGTCATACTGTTCAAAGTGATGACTGAACTGTCCGGAAGTATTACTTGCTTACGCTCGCCCGCTATAGTTTCAAAAACTCTGATTTCCGGATCGGCCACCATATGTTGCGACGGGATTTGATCCTGAGCCGTCATCCACCACATCGCACCCAGACAGATAAAGAGGCTGGCAGCGATACTGATGACAAATTTCCAGGAGATCATAGATCCGACCTGACGTACGGTAGCCCCGTCAATATGACTACAGATTTCTCCGTAAATACGGTGCTGAAGATTTTCAGATATACTTTTTTCCGGAAGTTGCTCCCGGTCAAGCTGCTCATACCAACGATCAACAAGCTGACGTTCATCAGTTGTGGCACTTCCGTCCCGATACCGTTGTATCAATAAGTTGAATATTCTAGTTTTCACTTTTTTTGTCCCTTTTACCTATATGTCAGCAAAAAGGATAAAAAGTACTTCAAGAAATCTTTAAGGTTGTATGAAAAAATTATGAACAGTTACCTAAGGTTTGAGCCATTCCTGCAAGGACTGAACGAAAAGTAAGAATAGAGGACCGTATACATCTTTTGACCGGGCAGTCAATCCTCGCTGAAGACGCTTAGTCGCTTCCGTCAGATTGTTTTTTACGGTTTGTTCGGAAAGATTAAGCCTTCTGGCAATTTCTTTAATACTATAATGTTCCCATCGCAATAATACAGCCTGCTGCATATTATTGGGCATTGCTTCCAGTTCCTCCTCCAATAGTTTTTCCATCGCCAGATAGGTTTCCAGTTCTTCCGGGTGCTGCTGTACATAGTCAAACATATGCTCCGCTAATCCATCCAGAAGTTTTTGCTGTGCCTTATTTGAATTAAAAAAATCTATTAGTTTAAATTTCAGCATGCCGTAGAGATAAGCACGCAGATTCATCCCGGTATCCAGGGTGGCCCGACGTTCCCAGAACTGAACAAACAATTCCTGAAGAATATCCTCTGCCTGCTGCTCATCACGAACACGTTTTACTGCATGGATATACAATTCTTTCCAATAACAATGGTAGATTTCGGCAAATGCAGATCTGTCGTCTTGTTCTCTGACCGAGACCAACCATTGCTGATGTAAACGTCTTGTTTCAGGCATATGGCCCAAATGTAAAATATTCATATTAAGCCAATATTAAAAAATCACACCGCCTACATTATATAGCTGACAAAACAAAGACGATATTAAGACAAGGACAGAAGAAAATAACAACAGGAAAAACAGTACCTACTATGTAACATACTTGTTTCAATCATCAAAATATCTTGTCAGTATACTTTATTTTAGTAATTTCATAACTAATTAAGCTCGCTTACTTTCTCCTCTGCAGCGCAGCAACTCCACCTGTGATATATTACTCTTAGAAATAGATCTGTATCTATTATCCTGCCTCTGTTTATCTGTTGAATTCTCACCAAAACTTAGCTACAAATAAAAAAAAATATTAATTGTATATTTTTTTCATTTTAAAGAATTTATCCGTAACTTACGTATGTTAATCATTTATATGACCTATGGATACATATAACCAACATTCAACTCTAAAACAATATTTCAACAGCGTTATATCTTTAGACCAGCCCGTACATTGGCATGAGTATTATCGTATATCCAAACTGGTTGCTAATATGCTGTTGGAAAAGCTGAGAATGGACAATTATGATTCAGGTATTCATATGGATATTAACAATACTGCTTTTGTAAAGACATCTATCAATGCCTATTATCATCTGGGAATAGCTCTGGAAATAGGATTAAATGGTATGATTGGCAATTCTCATAATACAATTTCTTATCCAAAAAGCCATAGAATGCAGGGTACTTCGCTCAAGC
Proteins encoded in this region:
- a CDS encoding FecR family protein, yielding MKTRIFNLLIQRYRDGSATTDERQLVDRWYEQLDREQLPEKSISENLQHRIYGEICSHIDGATVRQVGSMISWKFVISIAASLFICLGAMWWMTAQDQIPSQHMVADPEIRVFETIAGERKQVILPDSSVITLNSMTRLKLDVASFNKTNRQVELSYGEAFFEVRRDTVRPFMVTSGALQTQVLGTSFTIRSYKDLPEQTVAVFSGRVQVKRNDQMLGILIKGQQIRYDKSNENSTTETFDLENRNAWITGKTYLNKASFEELALTIRNNYGVTLQTTNTRIADQEYTLSIQKQISLDDLLQVITTVHHNKFRKEGDVVMIY
- a CDS encoding RNA polymerase sigma factor; translated protein: MNILHLGHMPETRRLHQQWLVSVREQDDRSAFAEIYHCYWKELYIHAVKRVRDEQQAEDILQELFVQFWERRATLDTGMNLRAYLYGMLKFKLIDFFNSNKAQQKLLDGLAEHMFDYVQQHPEELETYLAMEKLLEEELEAMPNNMQQAVLLRWEHYSIKEIARRLNLSEQTVKNNLTEATKRLQRGLTARSKDVYGPLFLLFVQSLQEWLKP